The Streptomyces sp. RKND-216 genomic sequence CGCCGAGCGTGGAGACGTGGTGGAAGGTCTTGCGGCGCCCGGTGAGGGCGAACCGCAGCGCCTCCACCGTGCCCAGGACGTTGGCGGGGCGGTGCGCGCGGTAGTCGAAGAGGAAGTTCACGAGCGCTCCGACGTGCAGCACGGTGTCGCACTCCGCGGCGTGCGCCTCCCACTCCGCCGTGCGCCAGCCGAAGCGCTGCTCACCCAGGTCGCCCGCCCGCACCTCCAGACGGTGCGCGAACTGCTCATCCCAGAGGTCGAGTTCGCGTAGCGTCCGGATCAGCCGGTGCCGGGCGGCGGCGTCGTCAGGGGCGCGTACGACGGCCAGCGCGCGGGCGTCGGTGGCGCTCAGCAGGCGGTGCACCGCGCGGGAGCCGACGAACCCGCAGGCGCCGGTGACCAGCACCGTTCCGGGGCCGGCGGGGGACACGGGCGCGGTGCGCGAGGCTGCCGCCGGACGTGCCGCTGCGTCGGCGAGGCCGGGCGGCAGCACCGCGTCCCGTTCCATCAGGGCGTGGTCGTCGGCTCCCGGCCCGGCCACCGCGCGGGCACGTTCGGCGAGAGCGTCGGCCAGCGCCTGCGGGGTGCGGTGGGCGTACAGGTCGGCCACGCCCGCCTGGAGCGCGAGGTGTTCGCGGATCCGCATCACCACCCCGAGTGCGGCCAGCGAGTCGCCGCCGCGGGCCACGAAGTCCTCGTGCACGCCGAAGCCGGGAAGGTCCAGGGCCCGGCCCATCAGGTGGGCGATCCGCTCGGCGGGCGGCACGTCCGCGCCCTCCGCCAGGTCCACGTCCCATACCGCCGGGAGGGCGCCGGGGCCGTCGTCCAGTTTCTCCTCCACCAGTGTCCGCAGCGCCGCGAGGTCCACCTTGCCGTTGTCGGTCAGCGGCAGCGTCTGCAGCACCAGGCAGTGGTGCGGCACGTGAATGCGGGGGAGCGAGGCGAGGAGGTGCGCCCGCAGCGCGTCCGTGGTCGTGCCGTCCTCGCCGGCGACGGCCACGGCGAGCCGGGTGCGGCCGTTGCGGCGCAGGACCAGGGCCTTGGCCTGGATGACGCCGGGGCAGCCCTCGGCGCAGGTCTCGACCTCGCCCAGCTCGACGCGGACGCCGGCCACCTTGGCCTGCCGGTCGCGGCGACCGGCGAAGCGGAGCAGCCCGTCGCCGGTGAACCGGCCGAGGTCGCCGGTCCGGTACAGCCGCGGACCGGGCACGTCCCCCAGGGGGTTGCGGACGAACGCCTCGGCGGTGCGGGCCGGGTCGCCCAGGTAGCCGGCGCCGAGGCAGGCGCCGCCGATGACGATCTCGCCGATGTCGCCGGCCGGGACCGGGCGGAGGTCCTCGTCGACGACGGCGGCGTAGCAGTTGTCGATCGGCGTGCCGAGCGGGATGCGGTCGCCGTCGGCGTCGGTCACCCGGTGGAAGACCATGCCGATGGACGCCTCCGAGGGACCGTAGCCGTTGGTGATCTCCAGTCCGGGGAGCAGGGCGCGCAGGCGGTGCACGGCATGCGGGATGATCTCTTCGCCGCCCACCACGAGGTGCCGCAGCGACGCGACGCGCCGCAGCTGCGCGGGATCGGCGTCGAGGAGGGCGACCAGCATGCCGAGCGTCGCCGGGACGAAGTCGGTGACGGTGACCTGCTCGGAGCCGACGGCCTGCACGATGTGCTCCAGGTCCAGGAACTCGCCCTGGTCCGGGATGGCGGTGCGGCCGCCGGTCGTCAGCGGCCACAGCAGCTGCCAGATCGCCGAGTCGAACGTGTGGCGGCTGTTCTGCAGCACCACCTCCTCGCCGGTGGCCGAGAAGTAGGCGGACATGAAGCGGAAGCGGTTCGCGAGCCCGCCGTGCACGTTCAGCGCGCACTTCGGGGTGCCCGTCGAGCCGGAGGTGAACACCCCGTAGGCGGGCAGGTCGGCCGGCAGCGGGACCTCCGGGCGGCGCGGGGTGGGCCGGATGGCGTCCACCGACACCGGCCGGGCGTCGCGTCCGCCGCAGGTCTCGGGCCCGGCGGTGAGCACCGTGCGCGGTTCGAGGGCGGTGAAGATCGTCCGCAGCCGTTCCTCCGGCCACGCCGGGTCGCAGAGCAGGAACGCGGCACCCAGCTTCATCACCGCGACCATACAGACGGGCAGTTCGAGGCTGTTGCCGAGCACGACAGGCACCGCGTCGCGGTGGCGCACCCCCGCTGCACGGAGTTCGGCGGCGAGCCCGTTGGCCAGTTCGTCGAAGCTCCGGTAGGTCAGGCTGCGGGACACCGGGCCGAGGTGCGTGACGGCGCGCCGCTCGGGCGTGCGCCGGGCCTGGTCCTCGATCAGGGTGACGACGGACGCGTACGGTCCGTGGTCGACGTGGCGGCCCGCGACGCGGGGAGCGGTGTGGGTGGCGTCCATCCGTCATCTCTCTTGCCAGAGGGGGAACCGAGGGGCGTGCGTGCTGCTGCGGTGGTGTGGACGGTCAGCGGACGGGCGCCGCCAGGGACCGGCCGGGCGCGAGTGCGGGAGTCAGGGGCGCCGTCGCGGCCGGCGGGGTGTTTCCGGCGGCCAGCGCGGCGAGCAGTGCGCCGACGGCCGGGGCGGTCTGGATGCCGTAGCCGCCGAGTCCCGCGAGCCAGAAGAACCCGGGTGCGGCAGGGTCCTCGCCGAGCACCGGGGTGTCGTCGACGACGGATGTCCGCAGTCCGGCCCAGGTGTGGCCGACCCCGCGGATGCGCAGGTCCACGGCGGCGTGGAACCGTTCGACGGCGATGGCCACGTCCAGGTCGTCGGCGCGCACCCGCCCCGCCGGGTCCGCCACGGGGGTGCTGTCGCACGGCGAGAGCAGCAGGCCGCCCGCCTCGGGCTTGGCGTAGAAGGTGTCGGCGACGTCGGTGACCATCGGCCATGCGGACGGCCCGGGATCGCCGGGCGGATCGGGGAGCGTCACCAGCGCGGCCGTGCGACGGGTGCTGCGCAGGCCCGCGGGCGCCACGCCCGCCGTCTGCGCGACCCGGTCCGCCCAGGCCCCGGCCGCGTTCACCAGCACCGGAGCGGCGTACACGGCCTCGTGCGGCCCGCCGGTGCGCACGTGCCAGAGCCCGCCGACGCGGGTCGACTCCCGTACGGGTGCCCGCGTCACGACGCGGCCGCCGCCCGCCCGCAGGCCGCGCAGGAAGAGCTGGTGGGTGGCGTCCACGTCGATGTCGCAGGCACCGGGCTTGTACAGCACCCGGTCGAACGCGTCCCGCCTCAGGACCGGGCAGAGCCGCTGCGCCTCGTCGGGTGTCAGTTCTACCACCGGGCGTTCGGCCAGGGCGCCCGCCGCGTGGGCCTGTGCGAACGCGTCGGCCGTGTCCGGCGATCCGAGCGCGAGGACTCCGCGGGGGCGCAGCAGCGGTGTGGTGCCCGTGCCGTGGGAGGCGTAGAACGCGCGGGAGGCCGTGGTCAGGGTGCGGACCGCCGGGCCGCCGAAGTACTCGGAGTACAGCGCCGCCGAACGCCCTGTTGCGTGCATGCCAACCGAGGCTTCGGCCTCCAGCAGGGTGACCCGCCCGGAGGCGCTCAGGAAATAGGCGGCCGCCGCCCCGGCGATGCCGCCCCCGACGACCAGGAAGTCGCTGCTGTCACTCACGCCGGCCACCCGGTTCCACCCGTCGCCCAGGCCAACTCCACCTGGGTGCCTGTCAACTGAGCCTGTCAATTGAGCGGGGAGTGTAGGAGAGACGTTCGGGTGTGGCATAGATCTCGCACGCGAGTCCCGGGTTTCTACCGGACGCTCCCGGAACGGCCCGCGCCCGGGCCCCTCCGTGTGCTGTGCTGACCGGCTCTCCCGGACCTGCCCGGCCCACTCGGGTGACATCCACTGGAACGGGCGGCTTCACCCGCCGGCGTGGCGGACTTCTTTCTCGCCGCCGGTCACACGCCGCCGGTCGACCGCCCGGCGGGCCCGGCCATCTCGCGGGCCGCTGCCAGTGCCAGGTGCCACGGATACTCCTGAGGGCGCGCCTCGCCGGGAGCCTTCGGCACGAAGCCGTCCTTCCCGCCATAGAGCATGCGCACGCCCGCCCCGCGCAGGGTCTCGACGCTGCGCCCGAACTGCGGGTGCGTCGCGTACGCCGCGTTGACGCACGGCAGCACCGCCAGCGGCCACCGCTTGCCGACCGCCTCGGCGACGTACGCGGCCACGAAGTCCGGGGTGAGGCCGAGCGCGTAGGTGTTGACGCCGTTGAGCGTCGCCGGCGCCACCACGGCCACGTCCGCGTCCGGCCACAGCGCCGTCTCGTCCGGGCGGCGCAGTGCGCTGCGCACCGGACGTCCCGTCAGTTCGGCCAGTCCGTCGACCTCGTCCGCCAGCCAGCCCCGCGCCGTGGGCGTCAGCCCGAGGCACACCTCCCACCCGGCGCGCTGTGCCTCCCGCACCACGTCCGCCACGCCCAGCACGGGCGGAGCCGCACACCCCAGCAGATAGAGCACCTTCGCGTCCATCGGCCCACCCCACCACACCCGAGCAGCGCGCCGAGAACCGTCATGAAAAGCTGACGAACTATGAGTGACTCTCCGCACGTACCCGGTGACGCGGACGACAGAATGCTGCTCGCCCAGTTACGCCTCGACCCCTCCCACGACGACGCGTGGCGCCTCCTCACCGCCACCGCCCGGGACTTCGCCGCCCAGCCGCAGGCGGACGGCGACACCTGCTGGGTGCAGAGCACCCGCGGCTCCGACGGCGTCGTGACCGTCGGCTACCCCGAGTACAGCGCCCGCGTGCAGCGTGCCTGCCGGGCCCTCTCCGACGTCGGCGCTGTCACCCCGGCCTACTCCTGGATGCAGCGACGTCCTCCGGCCCTCCCCGACGACGGCACGCCACCCGGCGCCGCCGACGCCGTCCGCCTCGCCACCACGATCATCCGCGGCGAACGCTTCTGCGACGGCACCATCGGGCAGGCCGTCGAACGCGGCACCCTCCAGGCCGTCCTCACCTCCCTGGCCGCCTGGTACGACGCCCGCCGGTCCGCATAGGCGGCCCGCACGCAGCGGCGGGTGCGGCGGCCCGTGGTCCGGGTCGTGGCAAGTGTCACGCCTTCGCCGCTTCCCGCAGGGGGGCGCCGCCGGGCCCTGGTGAGTCCGGCGGAAGCCCCCTAGCCTGCTGCGGCACTCGTCAACCCCCCAACGGGAAGGGCCCCTTCGCATGCGATCCGGCAGATCCGTCCCCCTCGGCGCCACCGTGCTCACCGTGCTGACCGCGTTCCTCCTCGCCCTGCTGCCCGCCACCCGCGCCGACGCCCTCCCGGCCTGGCCGTCCGTCAGCCAGGGCGCTTCCGGCACGGACACCAGGACCGCGCAGTACCTGCTGCGCCACCACGGCCACGGCATCGCCGCCGACGGCCAGTTCGGCCCCAACACCCGGTCGGCCGTCGTCGG encodes the following:
- a CDS encoding flavoprotein; the encoded protein is MDAKVLYLLGCAAPPVLGVADVVREAQRAGWEVCLGLTPTARGWLADEVDGLAELTGRPVRSALRRPDETALWPDADVAVVAPATLNGVNTYALGLTPDFVAAYVAEAVGKRWPLAVLPCVNAAYATHPQFGRSVETLRGAGVRMLYGGKDGFVPKAPGEARPQEYPWHLALAAAREMAGPAGRSTGGV
- a CDS encoding amino acid adenylation domain-containing protein, which codes for MDATHTAPRVAGRHVDHGPYASVVTLIEDQARRTPERRAVTHLGPVSRSLTYRSFDELANGLAAELRAAGVRHRDAVPVVLGNSLELPVCMVAVMKLGAAFLLCDPAWPEERLRTIFTALEPRTVLTAGPETCGGRDARPVSVDAIRPTPRRPEVPLPADLPAYGVFTSGSTGTPKCALNVHGGLANRFRFMSAYFSATGEEVVLQNSRHTFDSAIWQLLWPLTTGGRTAIPDQGEFLDLEHIVQAVGSEQVTVTDFVPATLGMLVALLDADPAQLRRVASLRHLVVGGEEIIPHAVHRLRALLPGLEITNGYGPSEASIGMVFHRVTDADGDRIPLGTPIDNCYAAVVDEDLRPVPAGDIGEIVIGGACLGAGYLGDPARTAEAFVRNPLGDVPGPRLYRTGDLGRFTGDGLLRFAGRRDRQAKVAGVRVELGEVETCAEGCPGVIQAKALVLRRNGRTRLAVAVAGEDGTTTDALRAHLLASLPRIHVPHHCLVLQTLPLTDNGKVDLAALRTLVEEKLDDGPGALPAVWDVDLAEGADVPPAERIAHLMGRALDLPGFGVHEDFVARGGDSLAALGVVMRIREHLALQAGVADLYAHRTPQALADALAERARAVAGPGADDHALMERDAVLPPGLADAAARPAAASRTAPVSPAGPGTVLVTGACGFVGSRAVHRLLSATDARALAVVRAPDDAAARHRLIRTLRELDLWDEQFAHRLEVRAGDLGEQRFGWRTAEWEAHAAECDTVLHVGALVNFLFDYRAHRPANVLGTVEALRFALTGRRKTFHHVSTLGVLDRHAARQDAPVPEDFDPAAALRPAGGYSRSKWVAERLVLAARAAGMPARVYRLGEVMPAADNGAPNAKALTHLLLAAFRRLGLRPGVPMRSDYSPVDEVAATLIAALGEDPCTGPGALHVLRRESVDFAELPVTEGAPARSVPPGAFLAAVAEAAADDEDEPGSPLPLLHGILTARRHLAAEDTTGTPTDAEAERLLTGLLVDNPALFTTDAADALAARHGLSDDPARNGSGDAPDLPAQPQAAAVAAYVRTLTELPSLHS
- a CDS encoding FAD-binding oxidoreductase; its protein translation is MSDSSDFLVVGGGIAGAAAAYFLSASGRVTLLEAEASVGMHATGRSAALYSEYFGGPAVRTLTTASRAFYASHGTGTTPLLRPRGVLALGSPDTADAFAQAHAAGALAERPVVELTPDEAQRLCPVLRRDAFDRVLYKPGACDIDVDATHQLFLRGLRAGGGRVVTRAPVRESTRVGGLWHVRTGGPHEAVYAAPVLVNAAGAWADRVAQTAGVAPAGLRSTRRTAALVTLPDPPGDPGPSAWPMVTDVADTFYAKPEAGGLLLSPCDSTPVADPAGRVRADDLDVAIAVERFHAAVDLRIRGVGHTWAGLRTSVVDDTPVLGEDPAAPGFFWLAGLGGYGIQTAPAVGALLAALAAGNTPPAATAPLTPALAPGRSLAAPVR
- a CDS encoding DUF6508 domain-containing protein — encoded protein: MSDSPHVPGDADDRMLLAQLRLDPSHDDAWRLLTATARDFAAQPQADGDTCWVQSTRGSDGVVTVGYPEYSARVQRACRALSDVGAVTPAYSWMQRRPPALPDDGTPPGAADAVRLATTIIRGERFCDGTIGQAVERGTLQAVLTSLAAWYDARRSA